Genomic segment of Acidobacteriota bacterium:
CCCTCGCAAAGCAACCTCCTCCGCCGGTCATGGGCTCACCGGCAGCCATGCGCGGCAACGGAAAGTTTCCCGTCGTCGTCGTTGCAGCTTCCACCGGTGGTCCCCAGACGCTCATGAACTTCGTGCCGCGCTTCCCCGCAGGGTTCGCGGGCGCGGTCATCCTGGTGCAGCACATGCCGGGGAATTTCACGTCGCAGTTCTCCACTCAGCTCGCTGAGATCGCGCAGATAAAGGTGAAGGAAGCCGAGCAGGGGGAGATGCTGCAGCCCGGCGTGCTCTACGTCTGCCCGGGCTCGCATCACCTGCGCGTCACGCCGACCGGACGCATC
This window contains:
- a CDS encoding CheB methylesterase domain-containing protein, which produces LAKQPPPPVMGSPAAMRGNGKFPVVVVAASTGGPQTLMNFVPRFPAGFAGAVILVQHMPGNFTSQFSTQLAEIAQIKVKEAEQGEMLQPGVLYVCPGSHHLRVTPTGRITLDDGPRISGYRPCADVTMETVAQFAGPMSIGVVLTGMGNDAARGVQTIKDLGGHVIAQDEATSVIFGMPAEAIKTGAVDQVVGIDNIFAALEKRVLYLFGAARVGAL